The Mercenaria mercenaria strain notata chromosome 1, MADL_Memer_1, whole genome shotgun sequence nucleotide sequence caaatgggaccgtttcgtctagcatcaataccccttactagaatgacttgatactaatgtagatgtaacctgtgaccattcctcatcttcaaacatcacctgacctcggtttgaccttaaccttgacctgGTTTTGGagttaggtgcaaaatctatcgacaaggatgccactggggtcatcaagcgtttattgaacgcagctccttgttttttgttgtttttttatatatttgttttgtttttggggtttttttggcgTCCGTCGCAGGAGGGGAACCAATGTTTTACTTTAGGCCCAGTAAGTCTCGAATAAGAGGATCTGTGCTTGGCATTTATTTCGTAGACACCTTTACTctctttatataaaaaataactgtattttctGCTGATGATATTGACATAGATAAACAACaacttttgtaaaaattaaaTGACAATGGTTCTTTTAATGCATAATAATAGTGATACTGATAACAATAGACTAGTAAATCTATTCTACAATGACACAATTAAGGCCATATGGTAGGCACCTAGGTAACTGCCAAGAATGTCTCTTTGAGAGACGTTGACACTTCTTTTTTCTTCAACGTAACAATTATCGTTCAAAGATTTATTCAGTGTCACCTAAACATATGTTTTGCAAAGGGATTGACTGAGATGTCTGTTGCTACAGAATGAACATTTATGCACAGTTTGTAAACATTTGAAAAGGAACCcatttaaaaattacatatagCAAAAATAATGTCACGcttaaaattaatgaataaaatgcCAAGTAATGTCGCCTCTACTTTATATTTCAACAATAGTTGTTTTTTCTAGGCTTTGGTATAAATTTATTTCTCAATAATTCGAAGCGCACTTATAAAAAGTACGCCATcaatgcaaaaaaagaaaaagtaactaCAGCTTTTCGTTGTTGCGTAATCTGGAGCAACACTGTTGAGGCCACGTCTTcttgaaacttggccagaatgctAATCTTGATGATGTCAGTATCcagtttgaatcagggtcatgtaggataaaaaactagctcgtcaggtcaaatcaaaggaaaatctacttaacactgtagaagccacatttatgaccatatcttaatgaaacttgttcagaatgttaacattgatgatctttaggtaaaggttgaatctgggtcaggtagggtcaaaaactaggtcaccaggtcagatcaaaggaaaagactgttaacactctagaggtcacaagtttggcccactcttaatgaatcttggtcagaaagttatCCTCAATGAAATCTTAGACATTttataaagcttgttaacactctagaggtcacaattttggctcagttttaatgaaacttgatcagagtgttactctcaataaaatcttagaagagtttgatatttggtcatccgGGGTCAAGAACTAGATCACCATGTCAAATCATTgcaaaagcttgtttacactatagaggccaaatttattacttatcttcatgaaacttggccggAATGTTAACCTTCATCTCAAGGTCTAGtatgaatctgggttatgtaggatcaaaaactaggtcaaaggaaaagctagttaacactgtaaaaGACctcgtttatgaccatatcttaaggaaacttattcagaatggtaatcttgataatctttagttAAAGTTCGAATGTTGGTCaggtaaggtcaaaaactaggtcattaggtcaaatcaaaggaaaagcttgttaacactctagaggctaaatttatgactgtatcttcatgaaacttagtcagaatgttaatcttgatgatctttatgtcaatttcgaatcttggtcatatgggtgtcaaaaactaggtcaccagataaaatcaaaggaaaagctaattaacactgtagaggccgcatttatgaccatatcttaatgaaacttggtcaaaatgttaatctttaagatctttaggtcagtaggtcagttgAGCGATAcggggccttcatggccctcttgtttttgtttttgaagctttagcaaagaaatttgtccAAGCGAGCGTTGAATTTCTCTACTTCAAATATTTCACTGCAgatgaaagaaattaatttatttacatgtaaatatgttGGCATTCATCGAAAAGTTTGGGACGTACTTGTCATCCTTGGAATTGGAAATTATGGTTATCCtgttaaaatatgaacatttaaGTCACTTGTAATTTATTTTCGGTTAAACTTGTAATATTCAATTTCACAGTCAAGATACAGAATGCAGGAATATTTTACACATTCGTTAAAGGCAGTctccttttcaataaaaatgttctttttcgtCGTAATCCTACTTATTGTCTGGAGCATGTGCGCTATCTTACATGGAACAGTAACATTAACCGGAACACAAACCCGCTGCTTTCATGTCACTCTTAGCTTTTACTGCATTTGTAAGTTTCCTTTTTAAGAGAATCACaatttaaagaattattttgaaCATAAAGCACCATTATTTTCTGCAACCTAACCTTTGATTGAATAAATTCTCGAAGCATTATTTCTATTTTCCCAACACATCATCCCTTTTATTTGAAACTGATCCACCACCATTCTTTATTTCAACTGTAGTATAATATTGTTCAGTACTTGCTCCATCCAACTTTATCAATCTTTTTACCGATTTTTCCGACATAGTTATCTATGTCTTCCATTACTCTGCTTTTCTCTCCAATTTTATTATGCTGAACATTCTTTTCAAAAGCTTTTCTCATTCCATTATACATTTTCTCGCTACGTTCTCCCCCCTTAGTTTTAACATACATTTCTTCGTAATACAGACCTCATTCCAGATATCATTGCGTTAAAGTCAACACATATACATAATTGTTGTATCCCTGAAACATAgatgaacttggcctaaagagtATCAAAAATGTAATTACAGTCAATCAAAGGGTGGCAAATGACAGACACAACATAGAAAAAAATCTAGCAGATAACATATAGACATGAATTTAAGTCATATTATCAATTTTAGCATTTTTTACACAGCCACGTActattaaaatcagacatcagcatttaatagaaaaatgttttctctTTTATCTTTTAGATTGATTCGCTGTACCGAAGAAAACTGTGTGATGATTTTGACCAAAAGAACATTAACTGTTATGTTGCATATACTGATAAAGTTCAAGTTGGTAGCAACAATCTTATTCAAGAATATGATGGTTCGAAGCTGAACGATCTTCTTCTAAGCTATCATACTAGTCTGACAGACGCCTTTGAAAATCTTAATAAAGTCAAAGTGGACATTGAAACCACAACGAGACATCTAGAAAATACTAAGAGAACGCTTCAGGAAAAACTAAAAGAACTTCAACAGACAAAATATGATCTCGAATCAACATCGGAAAAACTTAGTTCTACCAAGTCTGAACTAGAAGGAACAGCAACAAGACTAGAAGAACGCACCCGATTGTTACAGGTTGATAATGTGGCAgctattattttaaaataaaattatgagaagtacaaatgtatataaccATTGAACTTGCACAGTTTAATTTAAATATCAATGATAAAATGTGCAAAACGAATGTGCGATCAGATACTTTAGTTTTGTACAAATATCCAACTGTGTTGCAAAATCTTATAGTTTCACCCGAAGATAAAATCTTGTTAACAGGGCATAAGAAGTCAGCTGCAAATGTCAGCTGCAAATACTTTTTTGGTTACTACATGTActttagagaaaaaaatcttgGCGTCATTTTTGGAGTCCATTTAAGCTGTTGCTAGCTGCCGTGAGGAGTGTTGCGTTTCAGTGTATTTCATACTTTATAGTTTCTCCtaagcgtgagaggtgttgcgtTTTCCATTACCTTTAATGAACATAGTCAGTTTCAAATCGAATATGCCTTTATCTTGCTTGATCGCGTTCTATCCCTATGTTTTCTTATAGATTTTCTTGTAAAGTACCTGAGTTAgttattaaaaatttgaaaatgatactTGACCGATTTTATTAAACCGGAAGGCACGATGGAAAAATATGCTTTGTGATTATCATACTAGATAAGGTCCTTGAAATTTTAATTGCAGGAACTGGTCGAAGACTTGAAGGATATAAAGGAAAATGATAACAACCAGACTCTAAAACTGAAATACACAATCGGTCTTACAGAGTCACCGCTGATGACAAATTGCATCAATGAGCTAAAGAAATTAGATAAACAAGACAGGAAGTACCATTTTGCTGACGTCCCCGATAAAGCCAAGTTCGGTGTCATGAGAATTTTACGAAAATACTGCCAGAAAGGTATATGTTGTCATGCATTCGTACAAGCCGGTTTGGCTATTGATTTATACttattttctttcttgaaaaCAACCCATAAAAATTTATTCTGGCCAATAATAGTCATCTTCAATTTATTGCCGTTGAAACAATCAATTTGTATttaagtatatttattttaaaaaagaaagaaagaaacctATGCATTAATTCACTCTGCATGTGAAATTTCTCTGTTCCGGGTCAGTGAATAGCTTGTTAAAGTCGCTGCTGATTtatcaaacaaaaacagacattTAATACAACAATGATATACCTCTCCCAGTGTGTTATACTGTAGGTGCTGGTTTATAAGATATCTCTGAATCTATTATTTTTTGTGCCTTGCCGGTTCGACTGTAAAGCTAGGAACCCTGCTGTAAATTGCCACGTACAGTGTatgacttttttaattttaagaagaaataaTTGTACGGGCGTCATGACATGTTTGCAATAAAGACGCTTTTGGGGTAGCGTTGTAACCCTTGGTCTGAAACGCTTTTTTATATCTAAAACAAGCATCTGCTTCTCAGGATGATGCGTACTTATTTAAACATTCCAACATCTCTAGATCCGAAGCTTACAAATGCAGAGTTTGCACAGATTTTGGGAATAGATGCATATGATATTGAAGAAGACGCAATATTGAACGAAGACAATTGCACATGGATTCTAACTAAGTGGGTCCATACATCCCCAAAAAACGACAACGAAGCGTTGTGCGAGCAGCTGCCAAAACTTAAACAGTATGGTTCAGGTAATACTGGTGTCTACTATGAAACAGTATCTTCATAAAACCTGCTGTATGTACATACATAGAAGGaatttataaagaatatacaTTTCAGTTTGTCCATTTGCCTGCCCATTCGGCTGTCGCGGATGTCTGTCCTTCAGTTACAGAGGTTGATCTTGCTTTGAAATTTAAAGTTCAACTTTTTTTATTGATGAAACATGGTTAATAGATAGTTGGCAATATGGAAAATATGCAAGTCTTTCTTTCACCTTTTGTTTCAAGAAACTGATTGCATcttgatatttaagaaataatttattgcaaaaccGTGTTTTACACTGTTTATAAATGTTGGGCAATTATACGtcggtgtaataatttcacgagggcgcagtcattTCCGCCCGAGAGTAATGATAGTGTTTAAacaaggttttgctataaattatttaggttctaatatatcttttattgtaaaatttagatggCATATGGTAGAACTGTTTACTTGCGCAtttatggcgccaaatggtaggtcgccACGCTCTTTCGTTTATaaacgccaggaccggaaatggtaatacgttttgcggaatagttccattagggcgcaaatgatggcgaaATATTCTGCACAGCTAATAACCAACTCAGTGTTTGTGTAAaaaaaggacatcggacattatgctagggattttgccctaagttcaatgctatttcttgacttcaatagctgatagttttatataatggcttcaaatactgataaataagttatattcctatcaaactgtcacaaaaaataattttatttcatattcgtttacTTGAAATTCTAACAGTTTGTAActgagggtcatatttttgaaaaattaaaatgtgtatttttagtttaaaaaaaagggttggcatttaaggtatgtcttctatgaaatattttaacacaataaataaacttataccatgcagattatcagttttattgacattttaaaaaataaacgaaaaggaaaaaataaaagtggaacaaaacttttggtcccCTAACTGTACTttagttatttccacccgagtgcccatgataaccgatgcattgatcatagcctattgtttgttttctatacatctattgctatactgtatttacacatgtgcaatactgaccgggcattatgtggaggattattattgaatacatgcagtggtgtagctggctatacattggcgtagttggcctttttcagttgaagcagaggggtgcaggagactgcctattccactgtgaGTTCAGGggtgccttacttttagcattttatatcagtggaacagaccttcactagctagtatcaacttttatgtagatattctttGGGTGtttgtgttagttctttgaggtccttactagtatttcgtttggcttcgaaataagtttcagacgtgtgagcgaaatgatgttaattctgggggtgtcagtttTATTTCTGGGCGATTCAGTACTAGTTCTatgggcgtcagtgttagttctggaagCAACAAAGTCAGTTAGGGGGTCAGTTAGGGAGTTGGTgtttggtgtagttctgttaAGTATATAGGACGCtagatcgaataaaagcaaatgttgttcttaaaatgcattctaggttcgcttcagTTGTgtcctacaaaatgtaaaaaaattgcCCTAAAGTGGCATTATTCCTatagaagttcgtctatatctcattgtcatgtttacgttgaagacacatatataTGTAATTTGTCTAAGCCACTTGCTTAGTTCTTGATTTACGACAGACGCAGTTGTGttaatcctgatgacactcaatcgacgggcttagactgtcaagaggtaacagatctgattgaaaaattcataaaataaacttATAAGAATCAGTCTGCCTTCTAGCTTGACTTTCTATATtcgctatttatttagtttagtgttttctatgcttgcaatatttacaaaaatgaataaagctgtagatacGTAAATTTTAAGAAACACATGCAGTAAGTGCCaaatatagacctttttacagagAGCTACTTCCTtggcaacgggaaacaattttcgcgcatgcgcactctacgtagggcaaaaagacattactgcacaatataaattacgttagagttatattgtattttaatctattcgatcaataatggtttgttttatagtaaatatccaccgaaagacaaaggaaaatatatgtagatcttagCAAACCCACAGCTTTAACTTATGcgcattatcattgatgattttaGATTAATAGACgcaattttgatctcgacaaatttaggttaagaaaaataaagaatgatattttccatgaattaattaGGTAATAACAAAGACTTTGTTTTTTTCCTAACGTGGTCTCACATAACTTACTACAtttcgcaattagcttacatgatacttaaaatataattaaaagtcgaAGTTGAAAATTAACAAAGGTCAGTCTTTGGTTTTGTATCCAATTATTCTcaaatggggatcaattcattcagtactcaaaaataataatcatcatcttaaaattgttgtaatacattttcaatatgaaaatgatccagcatgtacacacaagaaacaaaaataaatagagATTTATGTCAGGTATTTTCCTTCGGTGTGTAGCAAcagtccttgatttgattcatatcttacgaatttcgatttttttgtaaatgcactttcatcgttttaaaaggaaatgtccattaaagttccaacgtatcttcttatagattttaaaatactagatgtcacgtgaaatgtttatttttttgttcacaaaacagctgctccgccacgtgatatatcaATCCGAGTGCGTTCTTTTAATGGTATTAATGACCCAAGGCATTTATGtatatcacatcaaagccatcttatttgcttcagtgacttttatgatccgctctaattaggggacacttTAGAAATTAAGTTACGGTCTTGATTACCCAGGTgatctatgttttatcatgttatttacataatagttacgcaatgatttccggtatatcacttaaaatagcaatttcagtgacatggagccgcgaccccaaagtatgtagatgtcattcaagacggagaaaaagaaatatataacaactattagaagttgtgggaaaaatagatgtaatgaaataaatattaagaaTATTAAGAATAAAGCAGgattttcaggtaagatatgattaattaacatgcatgtctttaatcaaagtatactgtataataaattacattactgaaattatcttaataatggcaaaacaattcgtaataaaatgataattttatgtaggttttcttatcgttgagagttcttttgccacacgtaaagagcgcatgcgcgttaaaatcaaaacatccgtggGTTAGCATGAGCAACCAATAACTCGTGTAAAATCAtctatttatgtaaaattcatttgctgacaccctgtacgtagtttcttttttcattttaaacacttTTCCCCCTGTGACGaagtaccatttttgcagcatatgcatataataattatttacaaaggcatgtgaaatattttgctgcgtcactggggggaaagatgtttaaaacgtagaaatgatttatgttcatatctTAATAGAaaagaatgagaaatgtctacaaagtcttcttttttgttcgtaaacttgtaaaataaagtcgcatttatcaagaaatggtcttcaactatcgttactatgcaatttcagaagtctagccctatgtcactttttccttaattggataggcaatctgaataggaaaatgtccgaggtcctttttCCACACAGTTATGCTAtgtaacatttcgttttaaacatgttttaagtaaaatatttgatcaaatttgaaatgcgtacatggcgctaaatatcacgttgacgctTATTTTCAATACAGGAAACCCGAAGGCTTTTCTGTCTGTAGTTAATGAGTTAATGTATATGAATATATTAAACAGAGCAAAGTAAAATCTATATATCTTTGGACTTAAGAATATTTTCTGTTTAAGCACTGGTTTGGTGTTGTTGTTacagttttgttgttgttattcattACATCACTACCTGTACCAGCCTGTTTCGCAGTGAAGAATATGATTggtcaataaaacaaataatatttatcaGACAAAAATCCTATGAGAGTGGCTTTCAATTAGTTGACAAATTGATAAAAGTATTTTGTAAGGTTAGGGAACAAACTTGCCTTTCACGCTTATTGTGCTGACGTATTTATGCCACGCCTGACGATACGTGGGTGAAATgtaaaaaatcatgtttaaaacCATTGTGAAgacatgaattaaaaaaaaaaatacggtcAAAATTATCTCTAACTCTCTAACACAAgattttacctttatttttattCTAGTGCTACTGTGGCGCaagtgaaaaaaatgttatgtacatttaattaagatatatttttaaagattttccttgattcctaaatttcattaatataatacAATGCCGGTCAAGAACTAAAAACATCATGCGAAAAGAGCAGTTTATGCGGAGAGCAGTTTATGCAGAAGGACCACAATTACTGTAACCGTCGAATACGTAGCGgtttgtttcatattatttttgaaaagacacattataattatattttgtattcaaACTTCCATGTGCATTAACATTTCTTTAACCTTTTCTTGTAATTATTCTAGTTTATGGAACCCTTGGGTCAATGACATATGACGGAAGTGTGAGCCGTATATCTTTAGCTGGTATTGAAGAACAAAAGGCAGAACTGTTACAAGAAATGAGGAACATTTCAGTTAGTGTGCAAAATGCTGAAACGACTTTTAAAAcagaaatgcaagttttaaagagaGGTCAGACACAGCTGGGACAGGACTTGAAGGAAACAATCAGCTTGGAGCACCAAAGGTCCGTCGGTGAAATTAAAAGTCTTGTTTCTTCCAGTACGACAAAAGAACCTTCCGATATAAAGTTGCCAACCCCTTGAAACATCTACTTGCGAGTAGTAGATTAAAAACTTTATGGAATTGTAAAATATCAGCGAAAAAAAACTTAGGAGAAAAGTTGTAAAATATTGGTTCAGGAAGTATATTtcgaaaagaaataaaattgctTAGATGTGTACGTGCGCGCCTGCGTGCAGCCTGCGTCTTGTAAATTActcaagtgtgtgtgtgtgtgtgtgtgtgcgtgcgtgcttgcgtgcgtgcgtgtgtgtgtgcgacTTGtgagttttaaaatatatacattcaagaaTTTTTAAAAGCGCAACATTGAAATACTTCATATATAAATAACGTCAACGTCAcctttgaaaacattttgcaacgCAACAATCAATTCAAAGTTTTTAAGTGGTcactattttcattatttaataatGTCACGACTTTTTAGATACGTATGTATGATAGCGatgaacataaatatatacacacaaggtaaaatataaatAGTTTAGACGATAAAAATCAAAGAGGAACACAAAAGGAGCTCCTCTTTGCAGTGATCAATGGCAAAAGTACTACTTGATCATTTAAACACCGTTAATCTTGTATCAAAGCTCACTCATAATTCCCACCATACTAACTTTTCTGAAGCTATaggacaatgtaaataatagTTATCCCCAACAAAGGAATCCTTTACACTGGCAATGGTGACAAAAAGCACGACATATTAATATActtcaatattttgtttatcataaaATTATTGACTTTTAGAGGTGTCGATATGAAAATttatggactttgaaaatgtgaTATCGACCGAGGGCATAGTCCGAGGTTAATATCACTTTTCCCATGTCTTTAAATCCTCATGCTGACCGAAACTAGTATCACTGAATCCAACAATTGAAATGTTATTTGAAAAAAGTTCGATTTGCAGCATTtggacatttttcaaatattttggtcTAAAGCTTTTTACGGCATCACCTTGCTACGACGTCAAAAACTATGACGTCAATACTGCTCGTAGTCGTTGCGTGCGTTTGCACCGCTTACAAGTCAATACGATGTTA carries:
- the LOC123565059 gene encoding uncharacterized protein LOC123565059, with amino-acid sequence MRKIRPSAFKSDKKLQPKTQKQDREKLKLTKENEKLKKELKRCKDNLKSVSKIDSLYRRKLCDDFDQKNINCYVAYTDKVQVGSNNLIQEYDGSKLNDLLLSYHTSLTDAFENLNKVKVDIETTTRHLENTKRTLQEKLKELQQTKYDLESTSEKLSSTKSELEGTATRLEERTRLLQELVEDLKDIKENDNNQTLKLKYTIGLTESPLMTNCINELKKLDKQDRKYHFADVPDKAKFGVMRILRKYCQKDPKLTNAEFAQILGIDAYDIEEDAILNEDNCTWILTKWVHTSPKNDNEALCEQLPKLKQYGSVYGTLGSMTYDGSVSRISLAGIEEQKAELLQEMRNISVSVQNAETTFKTEMQVLKRGQTQLGQDLKETISLEHQRSVGEIKSLVSSSTTKEPSDIKLPTP